The following are from one region of the Myotis daubentonii chromosome 2, mMyoDau2.1, whole genome shotgun sequence genome:
- the EIF4EBP1 gene encoding eukaryotic translation initiation factor 4E-binding protein 1, whose protein sequence is MSGGSSCSQTPSRAIPATHRVVLSDGVQLPPGDYSTTPGGTLFSTTPGGTRIIYDRKFLMECRNSPVTKTPPRDLPTIPGVTSPISDEPPTEASQNHLQNSPEDKPAGGEESQFEMDI, encoded by the exons ATGTCCGGGGGCAGCAGCTGCAGTCAGACCCCGAGCCGGGCCATCCCCGCCACTCACCGGGTAGTCCTCAGCGACGGCGTGCAGCTCCCCCCCGGGGACTACAGCACCACCCCCGGCGGCACGCTCTTCAGCACCACCCCGGGAG GTACCAGGATCATCTATGACCGCAAGTTCCTGATGGAGTGTCGGAATTCACCTGTGACCAAAACACCCCCACGGGACCTGCCCACCATTCCGGGGGTCACTAGCCCTATAAGTGACGAGCCCCCCACTGAAGCCAGCCAGAACCACCTGCAGAACAGCCCTGAAGATAAGCCAGCGGGCG GTGAAGAGTCACAGTTTGAGATGGACATTTAA